A portion of the Sulfuriferula sp. AH1 genome contains these proteins:
- the rplT gene encoding 50S ribosomal protein L20 — protein MPRVKRGVTARARHKKIIDQAKGYRGRRKNVYRIAKQAVMKAGQYAYRDRRQRKRQFRSLWIARINAAARQCGMRYSVFMNGLKKAEIVLDRKVLADLAVFDKPAFALLAEQAKAKLVS, from the coding sequence ATGCCAAGAGTAAAACGTGGTGTCACCGCGCGTGCGCGTCATAAGAAGATTATCGATCAAGCCAAAGGCTATCGTGGTCGTCGCAAGAACGTTTACCGTATCGCCAAACAGGCGGTGATGAAAGCGGGGCAATATGCCTACCGCGATCGTCGTCAGCGTAAGCGTCAATTCCGTTCATTGTGGATTGCGCGTATCAATGCAGCGGCACGTCAGTGCGGCATGCGTTACAGCGTATTCATGAATGGCCTGAAAAAAGCTGAAATCGTGCTGGACCGCAAGGTGCTGGCTGATTTGGCGGTATTTGACAAACCTGCATTTGCGTTATTGGCTGAACAGGCTAAAGCAAAGCTGGTCAGTTAA
- the rpoS gene encoding RNA polymerase sigma factor RpoS: protein MTDMDGNDADESPVAAEEILPDVELVESLLLDDLQADVTQMYLHDIGHNALLSADEERLLTEQVVQGNFASRQKMIVCNLRLVVNIAKHYSHRGMSLLDLIEEGNLGLMHALEKFDPSRGFRFSTYATWWIRQSIERAIMNQSRTIRLPVHIVKAINVILRARHHLMQHGVSEASDEDIAHLVGVPVEEVQQMLRLNDRLLSLDAPLDMDADLTMGETLVDEHGELPEHMLAQAETLSFITEWLSQLSDKQRWVIERRFGLNDQEVQTLEQLANDLNISRERVRQIQTEALQLLRKFLRRLGMDKDALL from the coding sequence ATGACTGATATGGACGGAAATGACGCAGATGAATCGCCCGTTGCGGCTGAAGAGATACTTCCCGATGTGGAATTGGTCGAATCCCTGTTGCTGGATGATTTGCAAGCCGACGTGACGCAGATGTATCTGCATGATATCGGCCATAACGCATTATTGAGTGCCGATGAAGAACGCCTCCTGACCGAACAGGTCGTGCAGGGAAATTTCGCTTCGCGACAAAAAATGATCGTTTGCAATTTGCGTCTGGTGGTGAATATTGCCAAACATTATAGTCATCGTGGCATGTCTTTGCTGGATTTGATTGAAGAAGGCAACCTGGGCCTGATGCATGCGCTGGAAAAATTCGACCCTTCGCGCGGGTTCCGGTTTTCAACTTATGCGACATGGTGGATACGCCAATCAATCGAGCGCGCCATCATGAATCAATCCCGCACCATCCGTTTGCCGGTGCATATCGTCAAGGCGATCAATGTCATTCTGCGGGCACGCCACCATTTGATGCAGCACGGGGTGAGCGAAGCGAGTGATGAAGACATTGCACATCTGGTCGGGGTGCCGGTTGAGGAAGTGCAACAGATGTTGCGCCTGAACGACAGGCTGCTGTCGCTGGATGCGCCGCTGGATATGGATGCCGATTTGACCATGGGCGAGACCCTGGTCGATGAACATGGCGAGCTGCCTGAACATATGCTGGCTCAGGCAGAGACGTTGAGTTTTATCACCGAATGGCTGAGTCAGCTTAGCGATAAACAGCGCTGGGTGATAGAACGCCGTTTCGGGCTCAATGACCAGGAAGTGCAAACATTGGAACAGCTCGCTAACGATCTCAATATCAGCCGCGAACGGGTACGCCAGATCCAGACTGAAGCGCTGCAATTGTTGCGCAAATTTTTGCGGCGGCTGGGTATGGATAAAGACGCCCTGCTATGA
- the yrfG gene encoding GMP/IMP nucleotidase, whose protein sequence is MTPVLDWQEIDTVLLDMDGTLLDLHFDNYFWRQHLPACYARQNGVPLTEATTYLTQLFALHQGSLQWYCLDFWRQALDMDIVALKREVQHLIAVRHEVDVFLAALRQAGKHIVLVTNAHPDSLTLKMQRTALTSNFDLMVTSHQLGLAKEQPGFWEALQMLVPFHAQRTVLFDDSLAVLRNAQEYGIRYLRSIHQPDSQAPAQDVAGFAAVGRFGEVMPV, encoded by the coding sequence ATGACGCCGGTATTGGATTGGCAGGAAATCGACACGGTGCTGCTGGATATGGACGGCACGTTGCTGGATCTGCATTTCGATAATTATTTCTGGCGCCAGCATCTGCCTGCATGTTATGCCCGGCAAAACGGCGTGCCGTTAACAGAAGCAACGACGTATTTAACGCAATTGTTCGCATTGCATCAAGGCAGTCTGCAATGGTATTGCCTGGATTTCTGGCGGCAGGCACTGGATATGGATATCGTCGCGCTTAAACGCGAGGTACAGCACCTGATCGCGGTACGCCATGAGGTTGATGTATTTTTGGCCGCGCTGCGGCAGGCGGGTAAACATATCGTGCTGGTGACCAATGCCCATCCGGATAGTCTGACGCTGAAGATGCAGCGTACGGCATTGACGTCGAATTTTGATCTGATGGTCACTTCACATCAATTGGGCTTGGCAAAGGAACAGCCGGGTTTCTGGGAAGCATTGCAGATGCTCGTGCCATTTCATGCGCAACGTACGGTCTTGTTCGATGACAGCCTGGCGGTTTTGCGCAATGCGCAGGAATACGGTATCCGCTATTTGCGCAGTATCCATCAGCCTGATAGTCAGGCTCCGGCACAGGATGTCGCCGGGTTCGCTGCGGTCGGGCGCTTTGGTGAGGTAATGCCGGTTTAA
- the infC gene encoding translation initiation factor IF-3, whose translation MAQDKETRINGEITGSEIRLIGVDGEPLGIFTAAQALKMAEEAEVDLVEIAPQAKPPVCRLMDYGKFKYQQSKRQHEAKLKQKQIQVKEIKFRPGTDEGDYQIKLRNLIKFLEEGDKAKVTLRFRGREMAHQEIGLAQLKRVEADLAEHAVVEQFPKMEGRQMVMMLAPKRK comes from the coding sequence ATCGCTCAGGATAAAGAAACGCGAATCAACGGCGAAATTACCGGATCAGAGATTCGTTTGATAGGGGTTGACGGCGAGCCGTTAGGTATTTTTACGGCGGCACAAGCGTTAAAGATGGCTGAAGAAGCCGAAGTCGATCTGGTCGAGATCGCACCGCAGGCCAAGCCGCCGGTGTGCCGCTTGATGGATTACGGCAAATTCAAGTACCAGCAGAGCAAACGCCAGCACGAAGCCAAGCTCAAGCAGAAACAGATTCAGGTCAAGGAAATCAAGTTCCGCCCGGGAACGGATGAAGGCGATTACCAGATCAAGCTGCGTAATTTGATCAAGTTTCTGGAAGAAGGCGATAAAGCCAAGGTCACTCTGCGTTTCCGTGGCCGTGAAATGGCGCACCAGGAGATCGGTTTGGCGCAATTGAAGCGCGTGGAAGCCGATTTGGCCGAACATGCCGTTGTCGAGCAGTTCCCGAAAATGGAAGGCCGGCAAATGGTGATGATGTTGGCGCCAAAACGCAAGTAA
- the pheS gene encoding phenylalanine--tRNA ligase subunit alpha: MENLEHIVASAKAEFAAVTQAAELEQIKARYLGKTGLMNEQMKQLGKLPAEQRPAVGSLINQAKEQIQAALEARRADIREAELALKLAAETLDVTLPGRGVVMGGLHPVTRALARIEAIFRSIGFEVAQGPEIETDFYNFTALNIPENHPARAMHDTFYIDEQHVLRTHTSPVQVHYMQDNAPPLKIIAPGRVYRVDSDATHSPMFHQVEGLWVDEDVSFANLKGVVQDFLQRFFERDDLKVRFRPSFFPFTEPSAEMDMSWGDGWLEIGGCGMVHPNVLGHVDIDSEKYLGFAFGLGVERLAMLRYGVDDLRLFFANDLRFLKQFN, from the coding sequence ATGGAAAATTTAGAGCATATTGTTGCTAGTGCAAAGGCTGAATTTGCTGCTGTGACGCAAGCCGCCGAGCTGGAGCAGATCAAGGCGCGTTATCTGGGCAAAACCGGCTTGATGAACGAGCAAATGAAGCAATTGGGTAAGCTGCCTGCTGAGCAGCGCCCGGCGGTCGGCAGTTTGATCAATCAGGCTAAAGAGCAGATTCAGGCTGCGCTGGAAGCGCGCCGGGCCGACATCAGAGAGGCCGAGCTGGCCTTGAAACTGGCGGCCGAGACGCTGGATGTGACACTGCCCGGGCGTGGCGTGGTGATGGGCGGCTTGCATCCGGTCACGCGGGCGCTGGCGCGTATTGAGGCGATATTCCGTTCTATCGGATTTGAAGTGGCGCAGGGGCCGGAAATCGAGACCGATTTTTATAATTTTACCGCGCTGAATATCCCTGAAAATCACCCTGCCCGTGCGATGCACGATACGTTTTACATAGACGAGCAGCATGTGCTGCGCACCCATACTTCCCCGGTGCAAGTGCATTACATGCAGGATAATGCTCCGCCGCTTAAAATCATTGCGCCCGGCCGTGTGTACCGGGTCGATTCGGATGCCACGCATTCGCCCATGTTCCATCAGGTGGAAGGTTTGTGGGTGGATGAAGATGTGAGCTTTGCCAATTTGAAGGGCGTGGTGCAGGATTTCCTGCAGCGCTTCTTTGAACGTGATGATTTGAAAGTGCGTTTTCGGCCATCGTTCTTCCCCTTTACCGAACCTTCTGCTGAAATGGATATGAGCTGGGGCGATGGCTGGCTGGAAATCGGCGGCTGTGGCATGGTGCACCCAAACGTGCTGGGCCATGTCGACATCGATAGCGAAAAATATCTGGGTTTTGCTTTCGGTCTTGGCGTCGAGCGTCTGGCCATGTTGCGTTACGGAGTGGATGATTTGCGCTTGTTCTTCGCCAACGATTTGCGGTTTTTGAAGCAGTTTAACTAG
- the surE gene encoding 5'/3'-nucleotidase SurE, whose translation MRILLSNDDGYFAPGLAVLAETLSSIAEITVVAPERDRSGASNSLTLDRPLMLRQAASGFYYVNGTPTDCVHLAVTGMLDHLPDMVISGINHGANMGDDTVYSGTVAAATEGFLLGVPSIAVSLASFAGGNYPAAARVVLELVERMMSKAMKAPVLLNVNVPDVAYEELQGTRVTRLGRRHKAEPVLKSTNPRGQTVYWVGAAGAAQDAGEGTDFDAIAQRCVSVTPLQIDLTHYQQLDLIQGWLAS comes from the coding sequence ATGCGCATTCTATTGAGCAACGATGACGGATATTTTGCCCCCGGTCTGGCTGTTCTAGCCGAAACCTTATCCAGTATTGCAGAAATTACCGTAGTCGCACCAGAACGCGATCGTAGCGGCGCCAGTAACTCCCTGACTTTGGATCGCCCATTAATGCTGCGTCAGGCCGCATCCGGTTTTTATTATGTCAACGGCACGCCGACCGACTGCGTGCATTTGGCGGTGACGGGCATGCTGGATCACCTGCCGGATATGGTGATTTCCGGTATCAATCATGGCGCCAACATGGGGGACGATACCGTGTATTCCGGAACCGTAGCGGCGGCTACGGAAGGTTTCCTGCTGGGCGTGCCCTCAATCGCGGTGTCTCTGGCCAGTTTTGCTGGCGGCAATTATCCTGCGGCCGCGCGCGTGGTGCTGGAACTCGTTGAACGCATGATGTCCAAAGCGATGAAGGCGCCAGTGCTGCTCAATGTGAATGTGCCGGATGTGGCGTACGAAGAGCTGCAGGGTACCCGCGTGACCCGGTTAGGCCGGCGTCATAAAGCCGAACCCGTGCTCAAATCCACAAATCCGCGCGGACAGACGGTGTATTGGGTCGGTGCGGCAGGCGCGGCGCAAGATGCTGGCGAAGGTACGGACTTCGATGCAATTGCGCAACGGTGTGTTTCCGTTACGCCATTGCAGATAGATCTGACGCATTATCAGCAACTGGATTTAATACAGGGATGGCTGGCGTCATGA
- the pheT gene encoding phenylalanine--tRNA ligase subunit beta: protein MKFSELWLRSYVNPPLDSAALSHLLTMAGLEVEAMEPVAADFSGIVVGHVLSVAPHPDADRLRVCEVDAGTGTPLQIVCGAANVGAGVRVPCAVVGAKLPGFEIKKAKLRGVESLGMLCSARELGMAEEADGLLLLPPDAPVGQDIREYLRLNDHVFTLKLTPNRSDCLSLMGIAREVAALTGSEMMVPEVTAISVTTQAVPEIRVAATEACPRYCGQVLSNLDPKAVTPEWMIERLARSGVRSLGAIVDITNYVMLETGQPLHAFDLAKLSGAIEVRMANAGESLVLLNEQPVKLDSDMLVIGDQAGVQALAGIMGGAASAVGADTTSIFLESAFFHPDYIAGRARRLGLTTDASHRFERGVDFAATQHALSRAVQLIIEICGGNASAMTEVVHKLPERPAIRLRPARASKILGIEFSPAEVAKWLQRLEFAFVEDGDGFRVTPPSYRFDLTIEADLVEELARLYGYDNIPAIAPVADLVMLPSPERQRPVDRLRDILVARDYQEVITYSFVDAAWEAAFAPGLQPVALKNPIASQMSVMRSTLLGGLINVLKTNLNRRQTRVRIVEIGCCFLAADHGYDQPLRIGGLAFGDAMPEQWGVSARAVDYYDVKADVEALCWPQVPQFVAAAHPAMHPGQCAAVQIDGINIGWLGALHPALMQQWDLASAPVLFELSVAPLLRQNLPVHGEISRFPPVRRDLAVIVQQEMAAQTLLDAMQSARIAGVVEIALFDVYRGKGIDSDKKSLAFRVLMQDNQKTFTDSEVDAAMSQLTELLQQKFNAQLRS from the coding sequence ATGAAATTTTCTGAATTGTGGTTGCGTAGTTATGTGAATCCGCCTCTGGATAGCGCGGCTTTGTCGCATTTGCTGACAATGGCAGGCCTTGAAGTCGAGGCAATGGAGCCGGTTGCGGCTGATTTTAGCGGCATTGTGGTCGGTCACGTGTTGTCGGTAGCGCCGCATCCCGATGCCGACCGCTTGCGCGTATGCGAGGTCGACGCGGGCACCGGCACCCCTTTGCAAATCGTATGCGGCGCCGCCAATGTTGGTGCGGGCGTGCGTGTGCCGTGCGCGGTGGTGGGCGCAAAGCTGCCGGGATTCGAAATTAAAAAGGCCAAACTGCGCGGTGTAGAATCGCTGGGCATGCTGTGTTCGGCGCGCGAGCTGGGAATGGCTGAAGAGGCCGACGGCTTGCTGTTGCTGCCGCCTGATGCGCCGGTAGGGCAGGATATCCGTGAATATCTGCGGTTGAACGATCATGTCTTTACCTTGAAACTCACCCCTAACCGTAGTGATTGCCTGAGTCTGATGGGGATAGCGCGCGAAGTGGCCGCGCTGACCGGCAGCGAAATGATGGTGCCTGAAGTAACCGCGATTTCAGTTACGACGCAGGCGGTGCCCGAAATCCGGGTGGCGGCTACCGAGGCTTGTCCGCGTTATTGCGGCCAGGTGTTAAGTAATTTGGATCCGAAGGCGGTGACGCCGGAATGGATGATAGAACGCCTGGCGCGGAGCGGTGTACGCAGTCTGGGCGCAATCGTGGATATTACCAATTACGTCATGCTGGAAACCGGACAACCGCTGCATGCATTTGATCTGGCCAAACTGTCCGGCGCGATAGAAGTGCGGATGGCAAATGCCGGCGAGTCGCTGGTCCTGCTTAACGAGCAGCCGGTCAAGCTGGATAGCGATATGCTGGTGATCGGCGATCAGGCCGGTGTGCAGGCGCTGGCCGGTATTATGGGTGGTGCAGCGAGCGCAGTGGGCGCGGACACTACCAGCATATTCCTCGAGTCGGCATTTTTTCATCCCGATTATATCGCTGGCCGTGCACGGCGTTTGGGTTTGACCACCGATGCTTCGCACCGTTTTGAGCGCGGCGTGGATTTTGCCGCAACGCAACATGCTTTATCGCGGGCAGTGCAGCTGATCATCGAAATTTGCGGTGGCAACGCGAGTGCTATGACCGAAGTGGTGCATAAGTTGCCCGAACGGCCGGCGATACGCCTGCGCCCGGCACGCGCCAGCAAGATATTGGGAATCGAGTTCAGTCCTGCAGAGGTAGCTAAATGGTTGCAGCGTTTAGAATTTGCATTTGTCGAGGATGGGGATGGGTTTCGAGTGACGCCGCCCAGTTACCGGTTTGATTTGACCATAGAAGCCGATCTGGTTGAAGAGCTGGCGCGTCTGTACGGATACGACAATATCCCTGCTATTGCGCCTGTGGCCGATTTGGTCATGCTGCCGAGTCCGGAACGACAGCGTCCGGTTGATCGCCTGCGCGATATTCTGGTTGCGCGTGATTATCAGGAAGTGATCACTTACAGCTTCGTCGATGCGGCATGGGAAGCGGCTTTTGCGCCGGGGCTGCAACCGGTTGCCCTGAAGAATCCCATAGCCAGCCAGATGAGCGTCATGCGCTCCACCTTGCTGGGCGGTTTGATCAACGTGTTGAAAACCAATCTCAATCGCCGTCAAACCCGTGTGCGCATTGTCGAGATCGGATGTTGTTTCTTGGCGGCAGATCATGGCTATGACCAGCCGCTGCGTATCGGCGGACTGGCATTCGGCGATGCGATGCCGGAGCAATGGGGCGTATCGGCTCGTGCGGTCGATTATTACGACGTCAAGGCGGATGTGGAGGCCTTGTGTTGGCCGCAAGTTCCGCAATTCGTAGCAGCTGCGCATCCTGCAATGCATCCGGGACAATGTGCTGCCGTGCAGATCGACGGAATTAATATCGGCTGGCTTGGCGCATTGCATCCGGCGTTGATGCAGCAATGGGATTTGGCGTCGGCACCGGTGCTGTTTGAGCTGTCGGTAGCGCCTTTGCTGCGGCAGAATTTGCCGGTGCATGGAGAGATTTCCCGATTTCCGCCGGTGCGTCGCGATCTGGCGGTGATCGTTCAGCAGGAAATGGCAGCGCAAACCTTACTTGATGCCATGCAATCTGCTAGAATAGCAGGTGTGGTCGAGATCGCGCTGTTTGACGTATATCGTGGCAAAGGTATTGATTCTGATAAAAAAAGTCTTGCTTTCCGCGTGCTGATGCAAGACAATCAAAAGACATTTACAGATAGTGAGGTCGATGCGGCAATGTCGCAGCTGACCGAGTTATTACAACAAAAATTTAACGCGCAATTGCGTTCCTGA
- a CDS encoding protein-L-isoaspartate(D-aspartate) O-methyltransferase gives MSLLKHRGIGMTSERTRSRMIERLREQGIRDMTVLAAMSLVPRHLFVSEALAIRAYEDTALPIGFGQTISHPYSVARMVEILRNGKDMQRVLEVGGGCGYQAAVLSKLAREVYSIERIATLLGQARRTIRELRIANIKLKHGDGNVGLSDVAPFDGIILAAAAPEPPPALLAQLADGGRMVLPRGVGDSQQMMLIERRADTYQESVLEMVHFVPLLPGVA, from the coding sequence ATGAGTCTGCTTAAGCACCGCGGTATAGGCATGACTTCGGAGCGTACGCGCTCGCGCATGATCGAACGTTTACGCGAGCAGGGCATCAGGGATATGACTGTGCTGGCTGCGATGTCGCTGGTGCCCCGGCATCTGTTTGTCAGTGAAGCGCTGGCGATACGGGCATACGAAGATACGGCGTTGCCGATCGGTTTCGGACAGACGATCTCGCATCCCTATAGTGTTGCCCGCATGGTCGAAATCCTGCGTAATGGCAAGGATATGCAGCGTGTACTGGAGGTCGGCGGCGGATGCGGCTATCAGGCGGCAGTGCTATCCAAACTGGCACGCGAAGTCTATTCGATCGAACGGATTGCGACTCTGCTCGGGCAAGCGCGCCGCACGATACGCGAATTGCGTATCGCCAATATCAAACTGAAACATGGCGATGGTAATGTCGGGCTGAGTGATGTCGCGCCATTCGATGGTATTATTCTGGCGGCGGCTGCACCTGAGCCGCCGCCGGCATTGCTGGCACAGCTGGCGGATGGCGGACGCATGGTGTTGCCGCGAGGGGTGGGCGACAGCCAGCAAATGATGCTGATAGAACGGCGTGCGGACACATATCAGGAAAGCGTATTGGAGATGGTGCATTTCGTGCCGTTACTACCGGGAGTGGCTTGA
- a CDS encoding Mth938-like domain-containing protein has product MKFHLTQPEGLNLFTGYGDDYVIINGERYIQSSLLVTPDAILQDWQVSNFSTLQTRHFEAFIAQQPEIALLGTGKRLQFPHPRLSAALTNAGVGLEVMDTKAACRTYNILVAEGRRVVVGIILDCPESAGV; this is encoded by the coding sequence TTGAAATTTCATCTGACCCAGCCCGAAGGACTCAATTTATTCACCGGATATGGCGATGATTATGTCATCATCAATGGCGAACGCTACATCCAGTCAAGCCTGTTGGTTACCCCCGATGCCATTCTGCAGGATTGGCAAGTCAGCAACTTTAGTACATTACAGACCCGGCATTTCGAAGCGTTCATCGCCCAGCAACCGGAGATCGCGTTGCTGGGCACCGGCAAGCGCCTGCAATTCCCTCACCCCCGGCTTTCCGCAGCGCTGACTAACGCAGGCGTAGGACTCGAAGTCATGGATACCAAGGCCGCCTGCCGTACCTACAACATTCTGGTTGCGGAAGGCCGCCGCGTGGTAGTCGGCATCATCCTGGATTGCCCGGAATCTGCCGGCGTTTAA
- a CDS encoding integration host factor subunit alpha, which yields MTLTKAELADLLFEEVGLNKREAKDMVEAFFDEIRTALEAGDIVKLSGFGNFQLRDKPQRPGRNPKTGEDMPISARRVVTFHPSNKLKTLVEVTYGGSPAN from the coding sequence ATGACCCTGACCAAAGCAGAATTGGCTGACTTATTATTTGAAGAAGTCGGTCTGAATAAACGAGAAGCCAAAGATATGGTGGAAGCGTTTTTTGACGAAATTCGCACCGCGCTGGAAGCGGGTGATATAGTGAAACTATCAGGATTTGGTAATTTTCAGTTGCGCGATAAGCCGCAGCGTCCTGGACGCAACCCTAAGACAGGGGAAGATATGCCCATTAGCGCACGTCGGGTGGTGACTTTTCATCCGAGCAATAAACTCAAGACGCTAGTCGAAGTGACGTATGGCGGATCACCAGCCAACTAG
- a CDS encoding MerR family transcriptional regulator: MADHQPTSELPPIPAKRYFTIGEVGELCAVKPHVLRYWEQEFSQLKPVKRRGNRRYYQHHEVLLIRRIRELLYEQGFTISGARHRLEESGGVSIIVEQVEAAPAPVDYAALRQEISEIIQVLKI, encoded by the coding sequence ATGGCGGATCACCAGCCAACTAGCGAGCTGCCGCCGATTCCGGCTAAGCGCTACTTCACCATAGGTGAAGTTGGCGAGTTATGTGCGGTCAAACCGCACGTATTGCGTTACTGGGAACAGGAATTTTCTCAGCTCAAGCCGGTAAAACGCCGTGGTAACCGCCGTTATTATCAGCATCATGAAGTATTGCTGATACGTCGCATACGGGAACTACTATACGAGCAAGGTTTCACGATCAGCGGCGCGCGTCATCGCCTGGAGGAGAGCGGTGGCGTTTCCATCATCGTAGAACAGGTCGAAGCCGCACCTGCGCCTGTCGATTATGCCGCTTTGCGTCAAGAGATCAGCGAAATTATCCAGGTGCTTAAAATATAG
- the rpmI gene encoding 50S ribosomal protein L35, whose amino-acid sequence MPKMKTKSGAAKRFKALANGGVKRGQAFKRHILTKKTTKNKRQLRGTLMVDATNMRSVRAMLPYA is encoded by the coding sequence ATGCCAAAGATGAAAACCAAGTCGGGTGCGGCAAAACGCTTCAAAGCGTTGGCCAACGGCGGTGTCAAGCGCGGTCAAGCGTTTAAACGTCATATCCTTACCAAGAAAACCACCAAAAACAAGCGTCAATTGCGTGGCACGCTGATGGTTGATGCAACCAACATGCGTTCTGTGCGCGCCATGTTGCCCTACGCATAA
- a CDS encoding peptidoglycan DD-metalloendopeptidase family protein, whose translation MKRWWWVFAGLTLAGCSTTHVAPVVDMTGTRTAAVKRNTSPTSGKVRDWRPSTHTVQKGETLYSIALEYGLDYRDLATWNGLEDINRILVGQTLRLTAPDAGTKPAESKVQAVALKPPVIATQAITESVNISQPQAIKLPYSQAALTQLSRIADKPVALKSNSVQAPVPADAAVKPAGNTDKPAPAAARDSAGKEADDAALDWSWPANGPVITEFSEAKSSKGIDIGGSRGQPVYAAAAGKVVYSGSGLRGYGKLVIIKHNAIYLSAYAHNQQILVKEGQAISRGQKIAEMGDSDADRVELHFEVRQMGKPVDPLKYLPEVTK comes from the coding sequence ATGAAACGTTGGTGGTGGGTATTTGCTGGTTTGACGTTGGCTGGCTGCAGCACCACTCATGTTGCTCCCGTCGTTGATATGACCGGTACCAGAACAGCCGCAGTAAAACGTAATACCTCCCCGACCTCCGGTAAAGTCCGCGATTGGCGTCCATCGACCCATACCGTGCAAAAAGGCGAAACCTTATACAGCATTGCGTTGGAGTATGGACTGGATTACCGTGATCTGGCAACCTGGAATGGTCTTGAAGATATCAATCGAATACTGGTGGGGCAGACTCTGCGCCTGACCGCACCAGATGCGGGTACAAAGCCGGCGGAAAGCAAAGTTCAGGCAGTAGCGCTTAAACCGCCGGTGATTGCGACGCAGGCGATTACCGAGTCGGTTAATATCAGCCAGCCGCAAGCAATCAAACTGCCTTATTCCCAAGCCGCTTTAACCCAGCTCTCCCGCATTGCAGACAAACCGGTTGCGTTAAAATCCAATTCTGTACAGGCGCCGGTACCTGCTGATGCAGCGGTGAAACCGGCTGGCAACACCGACAAACCTGCTCCTGCCGCAGCCAGAGATTCCGCAGGTAAGGAGGCCGATGATGCTGCGCTGGACTGGTCGTGGCCGGCTAACGGACCGGTTATTACCGAATTCAGCGAGGCAAAATCCAGCAAGGGAATCGACATCGGCGGTAGTCGCGGCCAGCCTGTCTATGCTGCTGCTGCAGGAAAAGTTGTATATAGTGGTTCCGGACTGCGCGGATATGGTAAATTGGTCATCATCAAGCACAACGCGATATATTTATCTGCCTATGCACACAATCAGCAGATTTTGGTAAAAGAGGGACAGGCGATCAGCCGCGGACAGAAAATTGCCGAAATGGGCGATAGTGATGCGGATCGGGTCGAGTTGCATTTTGAAGTTCGGCAAATGGGCAAACCCGTTGACCCACTGAAATATCTTCCTGAGGTTACAAAATGA